Proteins from a genomic interval of Antedon mediterranea chromosome 5, ecAntMedi1.1, whole genome shotgun sequence:
- the LOC140049884 gene encoding medium-chain acyl-CoA ligase ACSF2, mitochondrial-like, with protein MIPELSESIPGDINSKQFPELKNVIAVGSNCKSGMLNLDDISISGCEEEVAKAAKKVTIDDVSHFNTTSGTTGSPKLTPHDHFRTLNDNIFVPDQFDEKQVNNLAVTDNLAYVGATQLGQVAPLLYGTTAVFPSPIYNFEKFLQAVEAERCTSFMLTVDGAVNLAYNPICDKYDLSSLKFGIASGSPIQPAVIFEFNQKYGIPLLNAYGSSETTTISSTTVDDGQKVWHTAGRTLPNIEVQIVDEEGYPVELGEKGEVWLRTPIAFRGYYGDIEKTKQTITENGWIKMGDIGKLSEDGYLTIVGRIKDIIIRRGNNIHPSEVESFVVTHPAVNIAQVIPIPDYRIGEDVCVCVTLNEGYKVTEEELKFFFAGKVFVLN; from the exons CGTTGGTTCAAATTGTAAAAG TGGAATGTTGAATCTCGATGATATTTCTATTTCTGGATGTGAGGAGGAAGTGGCGAAAGCGGCGAAGAAAGTCACAATTGATGACGTCAGCCATTTTAATACGACATCG gGGACAACTGGATCACCGAAATTGACACCGCATGATCATTTCCGAACACTCAACGACAACATATTTGTACCTGATCAATTTGACGAGAAACAG GTAAATAATCTAGCCGTCACCGATAACCTGGCATATGTTGGAGCAACGCAATTGGGCCAAGTAGCACCACTTCTTTACGGTACAACTGCAGTGTTTCCTTCCCCAATCTACAACTTTGAAAAGTTTCTTCAGGCTGTGGAAGCAGAGAG atgtaCCTCTTTCATGTTAACTGTTGATGGTGCCGTTAATCTTGCATACAATCCTATTTGTGACAAGTATGACCTGTCTTCATTGAAATTCG gtatagCCAGTGGTTCTCCGATTCAGCCAGCTGTTATTTTCGAGTTTAACCAAAAGTATGGCATTCCTTTGTTG aatgcttaTGGATCATCGGAAACAACTACAATCAGCTCAACTACAGTCGATGATGGTCAAAAGGTTTGGCATACAGCAGGCCGTACCTTACCCAATATTGAA GTTCAAATAGTTGATGAAGAAGGATATCCCGTAGAATTGGGAGAAAAGGGAGAGGTATGGTTAAGAACTCCGATTGCGTTCAGAGGTTACTATGGTGATATTGAGAAAACAAAACAGACGATCACTGAAAACGGATGGATTAAAATGGG AGATATTGGTAAGCTAAGTGAAGATGGCTACCTGACAATCGTCGGTCGAATTAAG gACATAATCATCAGAAGAGGCAACAATATCCATCCATCAGAAGTGGAAAGTTTTGTAGTAACTCATCCAGCCGTAAACATTGCGCAG GTCATACCAATTCCAGATTACAGGATCGGTGAAGATGTTTGTGTATGTGTTAC ATTAAATGAAGGTTACAAAGTCACCGAAGAAGAActgaaatttttttttgctggaaaggtatttgtattaaattaa